In a single window of the Pelodiscus sinensis isolate JC-2024 chromosome 18, ASM4963464v1, whole genome shotgun sequence genome:
- the SNAI1 gene encoding zinc finger protein SNAI1: protein MPRSFLVKKHFSASKKPNYSELESQTVIVSPFLYEKCPLSLIPQPEVLSPGAYYPPLVWDTGLLSNFFTSEAEYKKCVASPSPELKPLDLTSLSSEEDEGKTSDPPSPASSATEAEKFQCGQCSKSYSTFAGLSKHKQLHCDSQARKSFSCKYCEKEYVSLGALKMHIRSHTLPCVCKICGKAFSRPWLLQGHIRTHTGEKPFSCTHCNRAFADRSNLRAHLQTHSDVKKYQCKTCSRTFSRMSLLHKHEETGCSGTR from the exons ATGCCGCGCTCCTTCCTGGTGAAGAAGCATTTCTCGGCCAGCAAGAAACCCAACTACAGCGAGCTGGAGAGTCAGACCG TGATCGTGTCGCCCTTCCTGTACGAGAAGTGCCCCCTGTCCCTCATCCCCCAGCCGGAGGTGCTGAGCCCGGGGGCCTACTACCCCCCGCTGGTGTGGGACACGGGGCTGCTCTCCAACTTCTTCACCTCGGAGGCGGAGTACAAGAAATGCGTCGCTTCCCCCAGCCCCGAGCTCAAGCCCCTGGACCTGACCTCCCTGTCCAGCGAGGAAGACGAAGGCAAGACCTCCGACCCGCCCAGCCCGGCCTCCTCCGCCACGGAGGCCGAGAAATTCCAGTGCGGTCAATGCAGCAAGTCCTACTCCACCTTCGCGGGCCTCTCCAAGCACAAACAGTTGCATTGCGATTCCCAGGCCAGGAAATCTTTTAGCTGCAAGTACTGTGAGAAGGAGTACGTGAGCCTGGGGGCTCTCAAGATGCACATCCGGAGCCATACGCTGCCCTGCGTGTGTAAAATCTGCGGCAAGgctttctccaggccctggctccTGCAGGGCCACATCCGAACCCACACAG GTGAAAAGCCTTTTTCCTGTACACACTGCAATAGGGCTTTTGCTGACCGCTCTAATCTCCGAGCCCACCTGCAGACTCATTCAGATGTAAAGAAGTATCAATGCAAAACCTGCTCCCGGACTTTCTCCCGCATGTCACTACTTCACAAACATGAAGAAACGGGCTGCTCTGGAACTCGCTAA